In Hamadaea flava, a genomic segment contains:
- a CDS encoding cellulose binding domain-containing protein has product MARHRRDHEQFAAADPTVVLPAVTAAAGPSDEDAAPAESTRDADHAGHAEDFADEPATERRRRGGRTVSPLLIGAGGVALTLIMVVGGWALAGGHGGGDPLVYPWSSDTPGPIDVSISLEPTVLPSPSVDPTASLSSSPAAPRPTRSRSASPSLSASVSPSAESMTATTTAEVMSSQVWSDGFVVHYKIANKGSSAAGWKVKIVFSKAVRLDSPWNATADTLSGSEMTFTAKQALAAGTSVDFGFVAYRTRGATLGLPVTCTIDGKQFPCALS; this is encoded by the coding sequence GTGGCTAGGCACCGGCGTGACCACGAGCAGTTCGCCGCGGCGGATCCGACGGTGGTATTGCCGGCGGTTACCGCGGCGGCGGGACCGTCCGACGAGGACGCCGCGCCGGCCGAGAGCACCAGGGACGCCGATCATGCCGGGCACGCCGAGGACTTCGCCGACGAGCCCGCCACCGAGCGGCGGCGCCGGGGTGGCCGTACGGTCAGTCCGCTGCTGATCGGCGCCGGCGGCGTCGCCTTGACACTGATCATGGTCGTCGGGGGCTGGGCGCTCGCCGGTGGCCACGGTGGCGGCGATCCGCTGGTCTACCCGTGGAGTTCGGACACTCCGGGCCCGATCGACGTCTCGATCAGCCTGGAACCCACGGTGCTGCCGTCGCCCAGCGTCGACCCGACGGCGAGCCTGAGCTCCAGCCCGGCCGCGCCCCGTCCGACCCGGAGCCGGTCGGCGAGCCCGAGCCTGTCGGCGTCGGTCAGCCCGTCGGCCGAGTCCATGACCGCCACGACCACCGCCGAGGTGATGTCCAGCCAGGTGTGGTCGGACGGTTTCGTGGTTCACTACAAGATCGCCAACAAGGGCTCGTCGGCGGCCGGCTGGAAGGTGAAGATCGTCTTCTCGAAGGCCGTCCGCCTCGACTCGCCGTGGAACGCCACTGCCGATACGCTCAGCGGGTCCGAGATGACGTTCACGGCCAAGCAGGCGCTGGCCGCCGGCACATCCGTCGACTTCGGATTCGTGGCGTATCGCACTCGGGGTGCGACCCTCGGCCTTCCGGTCACCTGCACCATCGACGGAAAGCAGTTTCCCTGCGCTTTGTCGTGA
- a CDS encoding SRPBCC domain-containing protein — protein sequence MSEINVDVDLPHPPHRVWRALTDRRVLATWFMETDLEPLPGAVGRAFPSGIPGFTGPFDIEVVSVGPERLLVMRWRGDQLHAEVRWELEELTGGTRLRVSQTGFLGVNGTLRRRELRRAYQQLFGEELLAVLGRAGEPSAIPRQRVQQPVVAAVGIENELPSAAPPRADLGDPSDPWALSDPSVLAGVRDHPVPTDEDSAEITPPPHGPAGRLAAAFPLQERVRATAITVTVAMIVVTVGWLWLTRPMHVDGPPASYPVATHDPAFALPEQSPFVLPSGGPTGPGTISPSGTPSPGASGRPSGSPSLGASASGSATGAPALTAEYATQSSTGLLGYQVAVTVTVHNPGTSPHSGWTVVLKVPSAASVDSNSGSVQVSKSGEQVTITPKDASKVVNSGSDVAFIVTFSGGALLGIGSGGVTGCEVDGTTCTKA from the coding sequence GTGAGCGAGATAAACGTTGATGTCGATCTCCCGCACCCGCCGCACCGCGTGTGGCGGGCGCTGACGGATCGCCGGGTGCTCGCCACGTGGTTCATGGAGACCGACCTGGAGCCACTGCCTGGTGCGGTCGGCCGGGCCTTCCCGAGCGGCATCCCGGGATTCACCGGGCCGTTCGACATCGAGGTCGTCTCGGTCGGCCCGGAGCGGCTGCTCGTGATGCGGTGGCGCGGCGACCAGCTGCACGCCGAGGTGCGCTGGGAGCTGGAGGAACTGACCGGCGGCACGCGGTTGCGGGTCAGCCAGACCGGCTTCCTCGGGGTGAACGGCACGCTCCGGCGGCGGGAACTGCGTCGCGCGTACCAGCAGCTCTTCGGGGAGGAACTGCTCGCGGTCCTGGGGCGGGCGGGCGAGCCCTCCGCGATCCCGCGGCAGCGCGTGCAGCAACCGGTGGTCGCGGCTGTGGGCATCGAGAACGAGCTGCCGTCGGCCGCGCCGCCCCGCGCGGACCTGGGCGACCCGTCCGATCCGTGGGCGCTCAGCGACCCGTCGGTCCTGGCCGGGGTGCGCGACCACCCGGTACCTACCGACGAGGACAGCGCCGAGATCACCCCGCCGCCGCACGGCCCCGCGGGCCGGCTCGCCGCCGCGTTTCCCCTTCAGGAGCGGGTACGCGCAACGGCGATCACGGTGACGGTGGCCATGATCGTGGTGACCGTGGGCTGGCTGTGGCTCACCCGGCCGATGCATGTGGACGGACCGCCCGCCTCATATCCGGTGGCGACCCACGACCCGGCGTTCGCCCTGCCCGAGCAGTCGCCGTTCGTGCTGCCCAGCGGCGGTCCCACCGGACCGGGCACGATCTCGCCGAGCGGCACCCCGTCGCCCGGGGCGTCCGGCCGCCCGTCGGGTTCGCCGAGCCTGGGGGCGTCGGCCAGCGGTTCCGCCACCGGGGCGCCCGCCCTCACCGCCGAGTACGCGACCCAGAGTTCCACCGGTCTGCTGGGCTACCAGGTCGCGGTGACGGTGACCGTGCACAACCCGGGTACCTCGCCGCACAGCGGCTGGACCGTCGTCCTCAAAGTCCCGTCAGCCGCCAGCGTCGACTCGAACTCGGGGTCGGTGCAGGTCTCGAAGTCGGGCGAGCAGGTCACGATCACGCCGAAGGACGCGAGCAAGGTCGTGAACTCGGGCAGCGACGTCGCCTTCATCGTGACCTTCAGCGGCGGGGCGCTGCTCGGCATCGGCAGCGGGGGAGTGACCGGCTGCGAGGTCGACGGCACCACCTGCACCAAAGCCTGA